The following nucleotide sequence is from Chelmon rostratus isolate fCheRos1 chromosome 11, fCheRos1.pri, whole genome shotgun sequence.
catctcttctgtctctgtccttttcAGGAAAAATGTCCTGTTTAGGGACAGTTTACTCACTCCACCTGAGCAAGTGACAGTAGTTGtaccatgtgtgtgtttgcagctgttcCAGCCTGTATTTCCTTCTACAGTTCTCCACTAGCTCATATAGAGCTCTTATATGTATGCTCCTGTTTCCTCAATGGGTagcatgataataataataataataatatgatgatgatgatgatgaaagcaTGCTCTTTCATTCTCATGTTCCTCTTCAAATTCCTGAATATCTTCTCAGCTTTGCTGGCCATGCCATACACAAAGAGCAACCAGAACTGTCCAGAAGCGCCAGAATCTTTGGAGTGGTTTGTCCTTCTGCTTAATCAAACCTGACTCCAACACTCTCATACTGGTTAACATGTAGGAACATGTTGGAATGGTACAGACTGGCAGGGGTGAGGGCAGAAAGTGACTGGTTTCTGTCTGAATGCTCTGAATGCTGGAAACAGTGATTTACAGGACAGACATGCGTCAAACGTCAAAAACAAGTTTACACCACActgctgaaaacactgacaatgtCAGCTGTAGAAAACATCTGTGATGCACTAGGGAACGTTTCAGTGAAGAAAAACCctacattttaaaagcagaattGACTAATTTATACAGTAGTTTTCCACCAAAACAGCCAGTAGAAAAGAATGCACAACTAGGGTTTGATTAAATTACTTATATACTAAAAACCATATCACACATATGGCAGATTTGTAAACAGAGCATGACGTTAAGGTTTGTTGCAAGAAAGAGCCGAAACATGAAGGCTAAGCTAAAGTTAGCTCGGTGATCTGTCAACATAGTGTCACTTCGGATACTTTTGCAGATGGCTAACATTAGCGAGCGGTCCAGTGTTGTTTCCATCATATCGCTTTGTGACACCGCTCACACAGCTGGAATGTTACCTCAACCAGCCGCTATGTTAACTTAGCCAGCTAACATGTCAAACCGCTAAGTAAGTTAGCAAAAGTCTGTTAAACGTTCGAGAGCAGAGTATTAATAAATCACCGTGGCGGCTGTAGCCGCCTCAATGCCCGTTAAAACACACGTTTAACATTAGTCGTATGaagtcacaaacacaccattaaGACCCCACTcaccacttcttcttcttcttcttcttcttcttcttcttcttctccttatTCTCCTTATTCTCCTTATTCTCCttattctccttcttctccttcttcttcgaCGTGTTACGGCGCATTAACGTGACATTACTGCCCCCCTCTGGTTATAGTCTTTCTCAATTGCCATCTTTTAAAAACGCACATAGTCCATCACAGCATCGGTAGAAGGCActtgggacacacacacaatgtatgaattaatacatcaataattataattcgATAATATACATTATTCCGAACTGGGCCATTCTGgacaatgagtacttttactttttgctactttatgtattcatatttttctaATGGTTCTATGGTCATAATAATCCTAAATCCATCCTAAAGTTAAGACACTCCCATAAAACTGAATCCATAATCATCTGGGATGGTAGGAATGAAGAGCAAACTGATCCTAAAATATGTCTTAAACTATGTATGATACTTCCGCTGGGGACAGGATTGCTGCTCCGTTTACACAATCTCAACAATTTACACTTTGTTAAAGGTGTTAAGAAATGATTCAAGTAATTTTCAAAAGATGTAAACCATGGACTAGCTTTTAAATatctgtatttatgtatgtagaATTTTGCTACATCACAATATTGTTATCTAAGTATTTCAATGCTTAGACAAAAAGTGTGATTTTACCTTATCAAAAGTATTTTCCTTTGTTATATTTCttccatgaaaaaaagcaaatcaaatgaaacaagTCATTTCGGCCATGCATACTCTTTTGCAGAGCTCAGCCTTGTTGTGCCTGTTGTTCTTATCTTTATATTTTAATGTTCTGTCTGCCACATACATCCAGTAGACTTTAATCACAGATTAAAAGTAGCAAAATGGCTTCCAGCAATGTACATCATGCTATTTAAGTTCAATTCCCCACTTCTTAGTTTCACCTTGTCTAATTTTCTATAAAGTCAAACAAATGCCTTTGCTTTCTGTCTTGCTCAGTGCTGTAGTCACCAGATTTACTTTCTTACAGACTTGATCATCTAACTTTTaattaacatactgtatacaacatatgacagaaaaatgttttattcagcaaataattcagatcatttactgtATACAGAGTGTAGCACCAGGTGCTTAAGACCACTGTTCAGGTCTGCAGATGTGGAAAAGTGCTCAACTGACTCAATTGGAGAAAGAGCCCTTAGTGCACTGGTAGCTTCCCAACAGCTTGAATATATCCTCCACCTGCACCACTGTCATTCCCTTTGTATGCACACACTTACAAATAATCttcaacacaaacatatgcTTACTTAAAAGTCAAGAGTTTGGTAAcagtttgcacagtttttaaccCAGAGCTGATGTGTGCAGAACCTTCTGGCAAactacattaaaacacattgaCTAAATGATGAATCTATGATTGTGTACACTGAAAGTTACTCAGTTACTCTATGGAAAAGAGACTCCATAGCTTTGATTACGTTTACCTAAATATTCTTTACTTAAAGGCTACATATTATGGCACTATGGCATCAGAAAACAACGCCTCATATAATATCAGTATGGCAAGGCATTAAAGACTCATACAAAGGCTAATGGAGCAGAAAGCTGAATATTTAGTAAAGAACTGATCCTGTGTGAGGAGAACTGGCGCTGTACACAAATGTGCTGGTGATGAATCAATCAAAAATCATTCTGCTGGTGCAGTTTTTGCAATGTTCTGCATGAACTCCAACTAGAAATGAGACATGTTAACTGTCTCTATACTTTACTTTTGAAAACTGTTGATTGGCTTGTAAGGCCACTCCTGTCCTGGTTGAGTCGGGGCTTGGGAGGAGACGCAGCCTGTCCATGGAAACATTAAACCACCAGCTCGTTTGGTTCACAGAAGCAATCTTTTCTAATTCTGCTAAATCAGACTTCACTAGCTGGTGCATTTTCCAAATTGTGCAAAAGTTAAAAAgatgatatacagtatttgttgtAGCTCAAACACCTTTTTCAATTAGCTCTCAATGCTAAATAGactgaaaatgtaattccaGTAAAGAAGAACATGCTATTGCTCTGCAACAGTGCTAAATCAAACTAATCTGCTTTATTGCACAGACTGGATGGTAGCTGCTGGAAGgctttgtgtttgcacactgGCTGCACTGCACAGGCACAGTAAGTCAAAATGAGAACCATTTGAGTTGATACCCAGTCCAGCATTATTCAGTAAATTTATACTTGCTCACTCATTTCTTTTCATAAGTCTCACTGACTGACTTTGCTAGCATCAATTTGAGAGGAACAAGCAGAACATTTTGCAAAACCTCCAAATGTGATGATTGTCCTTAAAAGCTACAAGATGCATCTTATAATAAATGAACACTGACTTTAAGTCTTCAGCAAGTCCCATGGTCCTACGAACCTGAATGCTATTATGATGTCAACACTTGTGTAAGTGCGAATAAACTAAATTAGTGAGTGGCAGAGCAACAGCCCCTTTAGTTACATGGAGAACTATAACTCAGAGAAGCGTTGAACAGAGTTAAAGAACTGGTAAAGCGAATGTGGAAAAAAGATATCATTGCTGCCTCCTGCCAGGAGAACATTTCAAAGCAGTTTGCAACTGTCCAAACTTCAACCTGAAAATGAGGAGTGGAGCTTGGCTATGAACATACTGTACCTACCGCTTCGAACCAGAATACATAATGTAGCTTGAAAAGTATagtatgcaggattttcctgaAAACAACGGATAGAATCACTCTATCATCACTGATGCACTTGCAGTGTGTGGCGGTGTATGCATCTACACAGACCCGGCCCTCTGCCtctattattatatttctgtgttCAGGATATTCCTGGGGGTCAACCTTTGGGCACTGGGTGTATAGCCCCCAGAGTGAGGTTGGGACTCCATAAAAACATAGCAACCAGGTTACatcactgtctctgtttcatttctctgatttgctgctttgttctTGCTGATGCCACTCCCTCCCTTCATTCGCTCTCTCACTCAACCGCCTCTGCTCTCACTTTCTTGCCAGTTGAGCTGGGAAGGAGGGCCCAACTTTGAATGGTGTGTTTACAAACAGCAACGCACAAATCCTGCATGGCATACCttaacatttttggaaatgattaaaacatttagTGATACCTTTCATTTGTCTCCaggcctgtcacacacactgttaatcaaacgtacacatgcacagatagaATAAAACCCTGAGCACCAAAGGTAGACTATTGCATCAGTgactgctgcagagctttgtttCAGGACTGCAGATATGACAGACTGGATTACCTAAGAGACTGGGGCTCTGTAtccacagctgtgtgtccatctgtgttttcatcaaTGACTGCATCAATAATATGGCTGTGTTCAAAGGTCGGGGGACCACAGCAATCACATGGGTCCTCCATTTGCCCAgtcccctcttcctctgtctcttcttctctttctaaAAAGCCATGCTGATCCCACAGTTCCTGGCCATCACACACTTCAATTCCAGAATCCCCAGTGAAGCGCCGGTACCTGCCCGGCGTCAAGTCCTTGTTGGGGTTGTGAGCACTGTGAAGGTGGCTCTGCGTACCCTCTGGAGTAGCAGGGAGCGCTACATCAGCATCACTAGGGACAGAGATAGCCGAGTGGGGGCAAGGAGATTCCTCAGGTGGGTCTGTGGGAGGAGGTGCTGATTGAAGAGGGGTGTAGGGAGGAGGGGGCGTGGCTGGGCGGTCAACTACCTCTTCATAGGGCGGCAGCAGATAGGTGGGCAAGAATCCTGGAGAATAACACAATACAGACAAGTATGAAAGATGACCACTACATGACACACACTGTGTATCAGCTTGTCAGGTATTTCCATGTGCAATGacagcatttaaaaagctgaatgaGGACATAGAGCCAAGCATGAATCATTCAGTTTTTCTACTCAACAAAGCTACACAAAtcaatcttttctttttttttttaaacaccaaTACTGCATCAACCCACAGAGAAATATCACCAACTCAACAGTTTCTGCTGTGttccctctgcagatata
It contains:
- the wbp1la gene encoding WW domain binding protein 1-like a; amino-acid sequence: MGALKVNVGQENSGTAATIAEAKLVCQGVNNQSYICESGHCCGETQCCSYYYELWWFWLVWALIIILTCCCVCQHWRSKQRFQQQRRQNEINLIAYREAHNNSQLPLYLRFLPTYLLPPYEEVVDRPATPPPPYTPLQSAPPPTDPPEESPCPHSAISVPSDADVALPATPEGTQSHLHSAHNPNKDLTPGRYRRFTGDSGIEVCDGQELWDQHGFLEREEETEEEGTGQMEDPCDCCGPPTFEHSHIIDAVIDENTDGHTAVDTEPQSLR